DNA from Thermoleophilum album:
GGGGGATCGCGCGCGCTGGTTGCGTTGAAGTTATGGCGCCCTCTTATAGAGGGGGTGGTTTTTTTCATCGCGGCGATGGCGGTGCTCTATGTGGGTCTCGTTGACCTGGAGGGGCTTCTAGCGCGGATGCTGTGTGCGCTTGCAGCTTTGTCACTTTTGGGGAGGGCGATGTTTGGTTCGGCTGAAGTTGTCCGTTGGCTGAAATCGCGGGTGGGCCGAAGGAGCACTACCCGTCAGGGCGGGGTGGTGGTTCAAGCAGCTGTTGGGGGTCGGTGGATGAGGCGCTCGCTGCGAGGCGCGGCAATTGCGTTTTTTGTCCTTGCGCTGTATGTGGGCACGACCGGGCACGATCGGCCGTCTCGACTGATGTTGTTGTTGGCACCGAGTGTGGGAGCAGCGGATGTCTTTTTGGGTGTGCGCGACGGACTATCGCGAGCTAGTTAAGGGGATGCATCCGCCGCCCATCATTAGTAGCGGTATAAGGTGTTTGAACGGTGTCTGGGGGTGAGATGGGTGAAGCGGGGCTCGTGAGCAGGGCAGCCGCGTGGGTGCGGTGGTATGCGGCTGTGTTGGTCGTGTTTGTTGTGCCGCCCGTGTGGGTGGTTGCTGGTGTTGTCACTCGGTCCGCGCTAAACCTCGCTGCCGGTGTGTTCTGTGGGCTAGTTGCGGCTGGGGAGTTGTTGCTGTGGCTGCGGGCTGGGGGCGACGGTTGGCGGGCACTGGTCGTGCCGCCCAAAAGCGGGGAGCGATTCCCGCTTCGAGCGGCGTCGCTGTCGTCGGGCGTGGCGATCGGCGCGGCATTGATCAGCGAGTCATCGCGCACGGGTAGAGGCGATCTGTTTTTGGGGATAGCGTTCGTCGTCGCGTCGGTCGGGGCGCTCGGGGAATATGTCGTTGGGCGCTGGAGAGGTCGGTGTGACGGTGTCCGTAGGGGGAGGCATGCCAGCCCGCCGAGCGACGTGTAACGCTCGCGGCTTTCGCACGCGCTTTGGTGAGGTCCCGGCTACTTTTGCTACCTCAGGATGCCCGTGAGAGCGCGAGCGACGCGTTCGTGCAGATCCGCGGCCCCGAGTCGCCTGAGGATTACAGCTACACCGTCGATCTGCGGGGCGAGGGGCAGCGGCTTGTTTTGCTCGACTCGGGGGCGGTCGCTATCGTCGATCCTGAAGGCAGCCCGGTGGCGGTCGCAACCCCACCGCAAGCCCACGATGCGAACGGCAACCCCGTCCCGGTGACCGCGAGCGTGAACGGCAACACCCTCACCCTGCATGTGCCCCACACCACCGGCGACTGGGCCTACCCGATCGTAGTCGACCCGTTCTGGGGATGGGTGAAGAAACATCTCAAAAAGTGTGCGGGGGGTGCCATCGTGTACGGGCTTCTCACGAAGAGCTGGCAGGGTGCAGTTGCCGGGTGCATCGGTAAGGCTTCTGGAGTGCTGTGATGAGCGGAGCGGTCACAGACGGGGCTGGAGGACGTGGAGTGCCTGGAGCGCGTCGGTCCGCTTCGGCAGCTAGGCGCGGAAGGTGGGTCGAGGTCGGGACGTTCGTCGCATGCCTTGTGTCGGCGTCGCTCGTGAGCGGGGTGTGGGAGCGGGCGGGTGCGCTCGTGGCGTCGCTTGTGACCGCAGCACCGGCACTGCTGGTTGGGGTTGCGCTTGTTCTCTTGGGGTGTCGGGAGGGAAGCTCGGGGGTGGGTGCGGCGCGGTGCTCTGGCCTGACCGACCGGGCGGTGTACTCCCTGGTCGTGGGAATTTCGGTCGTCGTGATCATGAACGGGATTGCGCTTGCCGTCGCGCCGGCCACGTGGGAGGGGGCGGCGCTGCCGTCGGTGTTGCTGTCTGCACTGCTTGCGCAGGCGGCGGTGCTTGTCGGCAGACGGCGTCGCCGCGGGGGGCCGGTGGTCGAGCGTTAAGGGCATGGCTATCGCGGCGGGCCGAGGGGAGCGATTGCTGCTGGGCTGTTAGGCAGAGAGTGTGCGGCTGCGCTCGACAGGCGGAGCAGCCATCAGCAGTCGACCGACGCGACGGGCGCGGGTCGCGCTGCTTCGCCGCATGCTGCCGCTAGCACCCTGAGCGAAGCCAAAGGGACTCGGTGGTGACGTGAGCTCGCGGTTGGCGACTCGGGTTGCAGCGGGCTTGCTGCGGTTTCGGTGGGCTCTTGGCGCTGTGCGGCTGGCGGTGAACTGTGTCCTGGCGGTGGTCGCTGTCTGCCTGCTTGTGTTTTCGGTGCTTTCCGGGGGTTTGGTGGTCGCTGCGATGGCACTTGTGGTGACAGGTGGGCTGGTGCTAGCGGTTGTGCAAATGGGCCGCTACCTAAGGGATGTTGATAGGCCTGTGGTAGCGGCGCTCATCGGGGTTTTTGCGGCGCGCGATCGACAGCGTTTTGGCGCGGTCGTGATCGCCGAGGACTTGACGCTGCTCAGGCTCTTCTCGGTGGCTGCGTTCGGGTGGCCCGATCTGGTGTCGGGCTGGATCCGCGGTTATGCGAGCGTCATGGTCGTGCTTGTCGGCATCCACCTGGTGGCCGCGATCTTGAGTGGTCGCGCTAGCGCTAGAGATGTTCGTTGAGGGACTCCACAGCGGCTCGCCACAGGGAGGTCGTGACACGTCTGCTGGTGCAGCGCAGCGAGGCGAGCTCTGCCGCATGGCCTATCGTCAACAGCAGCATGAACCCGGTGGCGGTCGCAACCCCACCGCAAGCCCACGATGCGAACGGCAAGCCTGTGCCCGTGACAGCGAGCGTGAACGGCAACACCCTCACCCTGCACGTCCCCCACACCACAGGGAACTACGCCTACCCGATCGTGGTCGATCCGTTCTGGGGGTGGTTAAAACGTCGAGTCAAGGGTTGTGCGAAATCCGCTGCTGCGAATGCCATTAGCACCGCGATTCAGGGGGCGCGGGATCCGCGTGTGCTGGGCCTCGCGGCCGGGGCTGGATGCGTGGTCGGTGCGATCTTCGATTAAAGCGCGGAGATCTGTTCGGATAATACGAACATGTCGAGCCTAAACAAGATAAGCCCGCCGACGAACCCCCCAACTGCGCCTCTGTTTTCGAGTGCCTCGCCATCGCGTCGGCGCTCAGTACGATTTCTGGCTATCTTGCTTCTCACCAGTCTTACCGTCGCCATCTTGCTGGAGCGGCTTGATAGCGCTATGGGTCTTTCTCGCGACGAGCGCATGTGGATCAGTCTGCTAGTGGGAATTACGCTTGCGTTCCCGGCCTATGATCACGCCAGGGGCTCTGGCTTCCGCGGGTACCTGGGAGGCGTCGCTAGGAGGGTGCCACGTATGCTGATTTTTGCAGGAGGGTTGCTAGGTGGTGGCCGTCTTCTCCACACGGGTTTTGCGCTCCCAGAGTACTTAGCCCAGGTCGTCGCTGGGGTAGCTGCGCTGTTGCTAGCGGGTCTTGGGTTACGACTCATCAGGATTGTGCATCGATTTGCAAGCGACAGCGCGTCACGGAAGTGAGGCGGCCCCGTTCGCATCGGGTGGTGCTGACGCGCGACGGCGGGGCACCGCTGGCACTGAGGGCAGCCCGTCCTCATGCGCCGTTCTGGGGATGGGTGAGGCGGATTTTCGGACGTCACCATGTCCGCGCTTGTGTGATCGCAGGTGCGGGGTCGGCGCTGACCGGTGTCTTGACCAGAGTATCTGCGGTGGTGCCGGGCATCATCGCGTGCGGTTCGGCAGCGCTCGGGACCCACTGGAATTGATCTCATGCGTGCGTTTCACTATTTAGGCCAACGGATTTTGCACTTGCGCTTAGGGCCGAACGAGCGACCCCGTGATCTTCGTCAACATCTCGTGTACAGCGTGATTGCCGGGTTGATCACGCTGCCTCTCATTCTGGCGCCGGTCCTGCTCCTGGGCCATCATCGCATCACACGTCTCTTGCTTTACGACTTCACGGCGGCTTTAGTCGGGTCTCTGGTGGCTGTGCTGATGTGGCGCAGGCTAAGGAGCTCCGATCTCTTGCGTCACCTTCTCAAACGTTAGGATCGCAGCGTGGTCGGCAGCGCTGTCCATTGGCCGGAAAGAACTAGCTACAACGCAGGCGCGGCTTGCGGACGGGTTTCACTGCGCTCGATGCGCTGCGAAGTGTGCGGTGGGAGGGTTGCCGGGTGCTCGGTCACCGGCCAGAACGCGATCTACCTTGATTTTCCACTCTCAGGTACCGGCGCCGGCGATGACGCCTACCCGATCGTCGTGGACCCGTTGTGGGGGGTGTCTGGCGCGTCGCTGCGCAAGGGGAGTGATCGTTGGCTGGCTTACGGTAGGCGGCTAGCACGGCGCCGTTGGTGGCTCTCTGGCGGCCGCCTGGACATGTGATGATGTTGGGGAAGCGACCCAGAGCGAGCGCGACGGGACCGCTCCCAGCGGTGTTGTTTGTGACTGTGGGGGCTCTTACCGGATTGCTTCTAAATGCGGCGCTTTCGCCCGGGGTCAGGGGTGATGTGAAGATTGCGGCGGCGATCGGTATCGGGCTGCTTGCAGAGGCTCTGTTTTTGGATTTGCGCGAGCGCAACCGTTCGGCGAGCGGTACGGCGCTTTCCGCTGACGGTCGCATGCCGAGCTTGCCACGTGTGCGCTCGGCGCTCATCTACCTGCTAGCGAGTCTCGCGGCTGTTGCCTGCTTGAGTGTGGTCCTTCCGCCCGCGGCGACGCCGCTGCCTCTCGTGGGCGGCACGGCCACCGCTTGGGTTTTCACGCGGTCCCTGGTTGGACCGCTACGACCGAGTCAGTCCGGATAAGCCGGCTTGTCGCTGGCCCGGATCGGGTCTCTGCATCACCCGCGTTCGTAAGGCGCGTGCTGTGTTTTGCGTCCGAAAGTCAGCGCGGAGAGCAACCGCGCCTTGCTAGTGATCGCGAACCGCGCCTCCCTGACATCGACACTGTGCGCGCCACCGGGAGCTGGCCGCTCGCGGCCCGGCGGCGACCAGCTACCCGTGCCGAGAGGCCCAGCGGGTGGCGAGTGTGTACCCCATCTCACAGGCACCGCGCAGCACCGTCTCGCGCAGTGCAGCGCCGTCTGCGAGGTGCCGCGCAGCGCCGTCTCTCGCGCAGCACCGGCTCTCCACGGGTCGGCCTCTTCTCGACTCCGTGTAGAGAGCGCCGCCGCCGTTTTCGACATCGCGTCGTAAGAGCGGCGGGGCGGCCGTCCGTAGCTTCACGGCCGATGAAACGGACTTGCGCCAACGGCGCTTCACGACCGCTTGTCTCGACCGACATCCTCGTCGTTGGCGGCGGCATCGCCGGGCAGGCGGTGCTCGAAGAGATTCGCCGCCGTGACACCGACGTCGGGCTCGCGCTCGCCTGCGCCGAGCCGCACCTGCCCTACGACCGTGTGTCGCTCGGCAAGCTGCTCGACGACCGCGCGGCCCTCGACGAGCTGCGGCTGCGCCCCGACGAGTGGTACCGGGAGCATCGCGTGGCCACACTGGTTGGCCGCAAGGTCGTCGCGCTTGACCCCGACAGCGGTCTCGCCGAGCTGGACGACGGCCAGCGGATCGCGTTCGAGCGAGCGGTCTTGTGCACCGGCTCCGACCCGCTCGTGCCACCGATACCCGGCGTCGCGCTCGACGGCGTCCACGTCTTTCGGTCGCCCGAAGACTGCGCACGGATCCGCGCGCAGGCGCGGGCAGGGGTGCGCGTGTGCGTGATCGGCGGGGGCCTCCTGGGGCTCGAGGCGGCGCGCGGCCTCGTCGATCGCGGCTGCGAGGTCACAGTCGTGCACCTCATGGACCGCTTGATGGAGCGTCAGCTCGACCCGGCTGCCGCCGAGCTCTTGGCGGCACGCATCGAGGAGCTTGGCGTTCGCGTCCTCCTCTCGCACGAGACGACCGCCATCGAACGCGACGTGGCGCGTGGGCTGCGGCTGCGCTTCGCCGACGGCTCGAGCCTGCCGTGCGATCTCTGCGTGATCTCGATCGGGATTCGGCCGCGCACCGAGTTGGCGCGCGCAGCCGGGCTCGAGTGCGGCCGTGGCGTGGTCGTCGACGACCGCCTCGTCACCTCGCACGAGCGCGTGCTCGCCGTCGGCGAGTGTGCCGAGCACCGCGGCGTGGTCTACGGCATCGTTGCGCCGATCCACGAGCAGGCGCGGGTGGCGGCAGCGACCCTGGTGGCGCCCGCGGACGACCTGCGCTACGAGGGCTCGATCCCCAGCACCCGCCTCAAGGTGATGGGCGTCGACCTCGTCTGCATCGGGCGACCCCAGGCCGAGCGCGCGGTCGCCGTCGCCGACGCCGAGCGGCGCGTGTACCGCAAACTGTGTGTCGACGAAGGGCGCGCGGTCGGCGCGATCCTGCTCGGCGACACACGCGGGCACGAGCTTCTGCAGGAAGCGATCCGCGGCGGGCGCGAAGTCGACGATCCGCTGGCGCTGCTCGCCGAGGCCAGCAAGGCCAGCGCCGCCGACCTGCCCGACTCCGCGCAGATCTGCAACTGCAACGGGGTGTGCAAAGGCGAGATCCTGGCGGCGATCCGCGAGCGCGGGCTCGGCTCGACCCAGGAGGTCGTGGCGGTCACGCGCGCCGGCGCCGGCTGCGGCTCGTGCAAGCCGCTGGTGAGCGAGCTGCTGGCCCTCGAGCGGGGCGGAGTGGCCGAAGAGCCGACCTACCTCTGCCCCTGCAAACGCCAGACGCGCGAACAGCTCGCTGCGCTCTGCCGCGAGCGCGAGATCACCTCGGTCGGGGCGCTCGCCGCGGCCTGCGGAGCGGGGTCGGAGTGCGGGGCCTGCAAGCCCGGCCTCGCCTACCTGGTGAGCGAAGTCAACCAGAACCGTCACCGTGAGGAGCGCCACGCGCGCTTCATCAACGACCGCGTGCACGCCAACATCCAGCGCGACGGCACCTTTTCGGTGGTGCCGCGCATGCGCGGCGGCGTCACCACGCCCGAGGAGCTCCGCCGCATCGCCGATGTCGCGGAGAAGTACCAGGTGCCGCTCGTCAAGCTCACCGGCGGCCAGCGCATCGACCTGCTCGGCGTGCGCAAAGAGCAGCTGCCGGCGATCTGGGAAGACCTCGGCATGCCCTCCGGCCACGCTTACGCAAAAGCCGTCCGCACCGTCAAAACCTGCGTCGGCTCAGACTTCTGCCGCTTCGGGCTCGGCGACTCGATCCGCCTGGGGATCGAACTCGAGCGGGAAATGGAGGGCCTCTACTGCCCGCACAAAGTGAAGTCGGCGGTCTCGGGCTGTCCGCGCAACTGTGCCGAGGCCTACGTCAAGGACATCGGCATCGTCGCCGTCGAAGGCGGCTGGGAGATCTACGTCGGTGGCGCCGCCGGCTCGCGCGTGCGCAAAGGTGACTTGCTAGCGCGGGTGGAAACCGCCGAGGAGGCAAAGCGACTCGCGATCACGTTCCTGCAGTACTACCGCGAGAACGGGGAGTACCTGGAACGCACCTACGACTTCGTCGAGCGCGTCGGCATCGACACCGTCAAGCGGGCGGTACTCGACCCCGAAGAGGGCGCCCGTCTGCGCGAGCGCTTCGCGATCGCGAAAGCCGCCTGCGACCCGGATCCATGGCGAGAGCGCAAGCACCCGGTGCACCCGAAGCAGTTCGCCGAGCTCGACACCGAGCCCGAGCAGCCGCGGCTGGCGGTCGCGGCAGGAGCGCCCGGCGAAAAAGGCGACGGGGAGGGTCGCGTGCGATGACAGCGCCGCGAGCAAGCGAGTCGGCGACGCTCGTCGAGGGGCGCCTCGTGCGCGTCGGGCGCGCCGCCGACATCCCTCTGCTCGAGGGCCGCAGCGTCCAGGTCGGGGAGCGCCGAATCGCCGTTTTCCACCTGCCCGAAGGCTTCTACGCCTGCGACAACGCCTGTCCGCACGCCGGCGGCCCGCTGGCGGATGGTCTGGTCGGTGACGGTTGCGTGACCTGCCCGCTGCACAACTGGCGGATCGACCTGCGCTCGGGGCGCGTGACAGCCGGTGGCGAAGGGTCGGTCCGCACCTACCGAGTGCGCGATCAGGACGGCGAGCTGCTGCTCGAGCTTTGAGCGCAACGGGCAGCTTCGAGCGCACCAGACAGCGAGCGTCCGGTGTGAAGGGTGTCTCGCTGGCGGACGGCCGGCGCGCGCGGTATCGTCCCCGCCCTGTAGGGCGGCGAGAGCCCGAGGAAGTCCGGTGCGAGTCCGGCGCGGTCGCGCCACTGTGACCGGGGAGCGAACCCCAAGAGGCCACGGGCAGGAGCCTGGAAGGCGGGGCTAGCTGCGATCCGGAAGCCAGGAGACTCGGCTCGCCGCGAGACACCGTCCGCGGGACGCGTCATCCCAGGAGGTCGAGACCAGCCATGAACACCGACACCGCAGCCGAGTACACCCCTCGTGTCGAAACACCGCCGGCGATCGCGCTCGCCGAACTGAGGCCGTGGCTTCTGTTCGGGCTGGCGCTGCTGCTGCTCGTCTACTTCGTCGGCTTCGATGAGGGGGCCACGGCGTTGACGCCCGGGCGCTTCGTGCACGAGCTGGTGCACGACGGGCGCCACCTGCTCGCCTTCCCCTGCCACTGAGGGCGAAGAAAATGGTGCGTGCGCTGCTCGCCCGCGGCCTCGTCGCGGGGGCGGTCGCTGGCTTGTGCGCCGCGCTTTTCGCCCGCCTCTTCGCCGAGCCCTCGATCGACGCGGCGATCGCCTTCGAGGCGGCGAAGGAGGCGGCGCGCGGGGCGGGAGCAGCCCCCGAGGTCGTGCCGCGTGCGCTGCAGGCGACGGTCGGTCTGGTGCTCGCGACCAGCGTCTACGGCGCCGCCGTCGGCGGCGTAGTGGCGCTCGTCTTCGCGGCGCTGTGGGGGCGGCTGCTCGGTGGTCGGCCGGGGCACGCTGCCCTGGTGCTCGCCGGCGTCGCGTTCGTCGTCGTGTTTCTAGCGCCGTTCGCCAAATACCCGGCGAACCCCCCGGGCGTCGGTGACCCCGAAACCATCGGCCGGCGCACCGTCCTGTTCCTCGTGATGATCTGGATCTCGATCGCTTGCGCGGTGGCCGCTGTGCGGGCCGCCCGGCTAGTGCGTCAACGCACGCATGGTCGGCTGACGGCGGCCGGCGGACACCTCCTTGGCGTGCTCTTGTACCTGCTGCTGGTCGGCCTCGCTGCCGCCGTGCTGCCCACCATCCGCGAGACGCCGCGCGACTTCCCTGCGCAGACGCTGTGGTCGTTCCGCCTCGGGGCCATCGGCACCCAGGCGGCGCTTTGGGCGACCTTCGCCGTCGTCTTCGCCGAGGGTGTCGAGCGAGTGATGGCGGGGCGCCCGCTGTGGCTCGCTCGCTCTGCCCGCCGACCGGTCGCCGCCAGCCTCGGCCAGGCACCCGGAAATCAGCGGAGTGGAGGTCCCTAACGTGGCGTCGCGCTGCCCCGGCGTCCTCGATTGGCACCTCGCCGAAGACGGCGGGCTGGCGCGCGTGCGCCTGCCCGGCGGGATCATCTCCGTCGAGCAGCTACGGGAGTTCGCGCTTGCGGCCGGGCTCGGCGCGGGCGTCGTCGAGTTGACCTCGCGGGCAAGCCTCCAAGCACGCGGCTTGCCGGTGCGCGAGCAGGGGCGCTTCCTCGCACGTATCGAGCGCTGCGGTCTCTTGCCCTCGCGTGCGCACGACCGGGTGCGCAACCTCTTGCAGAGTCCACTCGCGGGGCGGCATCC
Protein-coding regions in this window:
- the nirB gene encoding nitrite reductase large subunit NirB, which gives rise to MKRTCANGASRPLVSTDILVVGGGIAGQAVLEEIRRRDTDVGLALACAEPHLPYDRVSLGKLLDDRAALDELRLRPDEWYREHRVATLVGRKVVALDPDSGLAELDDGQRIAFERAVLCTGSDPLVPPIPGVALDGVHVFRSPEDCARIRAQARAGVRVCVIGGGLLGLEAARGLVDRGCEVTVVHLMDRLMERQLDPAAAELLAARIEELGVRVLLSHETTAIERDVARGLRLRFADGSSLPCDLCVISIGIRPRTELARAAGLECGRGVVVDDRLVTSHERVLAVGECAEHRGVVYGIVAPIHEQARVAAATLVAPADDLRYEGSIPSTRLKVMGVDLVCIGRPQAERAVAVADAERRVYRKLCVDEGRAVGAILLGDTRGHELLQEAIRGGREVDDPLALLAEASKASAADLPDSAQICNCNGVCKGEILAAIRERGLGSTQEVVAVTRAGAGCGSCKPLVSELLALERGGVAEEPTYLCPCKRQTREQLAALCREREITSVGALAAACGAGSECGACKPGLAYLVSEVNQNRHREERHARFINDRVHANIQRDGTFSVVPRMRGGVTTPEELRRIADVAEKYQVPLVKLTGGQRIDLLGVRKEQLPAIWEDLGMPSGHAYAKAVRTVKTCVGSDFCRFGLGDSIRLGIELEREMEGLYCPHKVKSAVSGCPRNCAEAYVKDIGIVAVEGGWEIYVGGAAGSRVRKGDLLARVETAEEAKRLAITFLQYYRENGEYLERTYDFVERVGIDTVKRAVLDPEEGARLRERFAIAKAACDPDPWRERKHPVHPKQFAELDTEPEQPRLAVAAGAPGEKGDGEGRVR
- the nirD gene encoding nitrite reductase small subunit NirD, giving the protein MTAPRASESATLVEGRLVRVGRAADIPLLEGRSVQVGERRIAVFHLPEGFYACDNACPHAGGPLADGLVGDGCVTCPLHNWRIDLRSGRVTAGGEGSVRTYRVRDQDGELLLEL
- a CDS encoding CbtB domain-containing protein → MNTDTAAEYTPRVETPPAIALAELRPWLLFGLALLLLVYFVGFDEGATALTPGRFVHELVHDGRHLLAFPCH
- a CDS encoding CbtA family protein gives rise to the protein MVRALLARGLVAGAVAGLCAALFARLFAEPSIDAAIAFEAAKEAARGAGAAPEVVPRALQATVGLVLATSVYGAAVGGVVALVFAALWGRLLGGRPGHAALVLAGVAFVVVFLAPFAKYPANPPGVGDPETIGRRTVLFLVMIWISIACAVAAVRAARLVRQRTHGRLTAAGGHLLGVLLYLLLVGLAAAVLPTIRETPRDFPAQTLWSFRLGAIGTQAALWATFAVVFAEGVERVMAGRPLWLARSARRPVAASLGQAPGNQRSGGP